AATTTAAACCCTCCCTACAATTGGGGCATTGCGATAAGAATTCACAGGAAATAAAAGCCTGGATTAATTTCATCATGTCTTGTTTGACACAAAATCTTTCATCTTTAAGTTTAGAATTTGCTGTTTGAATGGGAacaatggctgatggttgtgtgATCTATGGCTAAAATTAAATGTATTTTTCCTCTATAATGTAGGCTACTCTATGTTGGATGACAGTTATGGTGACGGAATAGTCAAAATGAAGGGTTTCTTTTTCTGGTTTGACTGCTTTTCAGAAGATGGGACACCAGGTCAATATATTGTGAGCCTTCTCAACTCAAATTCAGCTGTAGAAAGACACCAAATAAATGGGGTCTATAGACAAGGTAAAATATTGTtttctgtaggctatttttaaagtaggcctatacccaatAACGATTCATGTAAAAACATTCGTGCTAGTCCTTAAAATATAATGGTGCTGATCAGTAGAAGAGCGCTGTCCATGGTAGCTGCGTAAATGTTCTGAGATTAGGCCTATTCTGATGTCATAATGTTAACGCGTTATCGAATTTCCCAGTTGGATTGTATGTTGCTTACAAAGACCCATTTTCAAAAAAGATAGTGAAGGGATAGCACCTAGACCTACATTTCTTGATGACAAAATGCAAAATAACGCGGATCCAGGTGGTCCACCATTGAATCTGCCGCCGGATTTAGGACAGCCAAACAGCGCAGCCACTTTTGGGAACCCTGCTGCTCACCCCGTGGAAAAAGGTTAGTAAATGCATATATGACGAGACGTGACAAAGTTAGGCCTATGTGTTCTGAGTAAAGTATGTTGTTTAATCAGATGATAGCACATCAGgttacagtagcctagcctatcaaattctcctttttttttttttaaacaaacgcccccatgacctcatcatgagcctcccaatgccccattTATTTCATCctaagtctgccaacgcccccctgagtATTGAAAAATAATAGACTAATGGCCCGCAATGTGAACTAAGCTCCGCCCCCACTCCGTTGTagccctctcaacgccccctgtcccctggggctccccaacgccccctggggggctgtagcgccccgttgagaaacacaaggTTTAGCATAACCGATCAAGTTGGGTCCTAATTTAGCCCAATACACAACCCATACATTGggttggaagaaaaagtatagtaaaacaacataaataactgaataattaatgtgcaccaaaaaaaacaacaatattcccattagttaagaacgtCATTATAATCTGTCGCATCTGAAAATTACTACTATTATCATTGTTTTATGTATACCAATGggccactgacacacagacaatgTATTATGGTTATTAAAGGGTGTGTACCCAAAAAACAAAACTCTGGTCTAGATATAACCTGTTGCTGTTCCTCCAACTcttcataaaaaaagaaatacaatatAGCTTATAATATTCAGTTACAAAATGATAATGTGAAGACATCGCAAGATGCATGTAGGTAGCAATAAACTGCAATTAaatgcttttgttgttgttgtttgtttttttcgacAGAGAGGAAGGCTTTCCTcactgcggaggaggaggagatctggGCCTCCAATGACTTGTTAGTATCTCTGTATTCATTGTTATTCACCATTAAAGCACAATTAATGACAATTGAGTTTGATAATGAGTTGTATATATTTAATTGGAATAATAAGTAGTAAATAGATGGGCAAAATGGGTGCAATGGGAGTTCAGTCCACAATTTTGCTTTAATATGTATCCCTCCTCATCTAACCTCAATACACAAAATAAACATGATGACAAACAAAAATCATACACAACATAGCAATTCTATGTATGTATATTTGTAATGAATGGCACCACCAATGGTACTAATGTTCCCTAATATTGCAGGAACACCACCCGCAAAAGCGAGCTGATTGGCCTGCTGAAGTCCAGGACTCGACTGCTGGAGACCAACGTCCATCTTCAGCAGGCCCTCAACGGCGCTGAGGACTCCTGTGCCCAACTGGAGGCTTCAAACAACGAGCTAAAGGCCCAGTTGAAGAGGTGAAATGTCAGGCCTGTCTGTAACATTATGATCTCAGTAATGTAGAAAACAAAGCAGGCATGTTCTATGGCCGTGGTTGTGTCACGGTCTCTATTCAGGGTGGTTATGACGACTCTGACTGTCATTCAGTTTGACAAACCTGCTAATAACTATACCTGCTGCATgcatcatttagttaaggaaATGAGGACTCACTCCATGCTCCTCTATTCAATGATTATTGACGATTAGTTGAACCAACTTCTTAGAATAGGCCCTGGTGTGGGAATGTCCATATGAAAGCACTTTAAGTCGACAGTATAGCTGTGTTATTGAATACATTTTGATTTATTGATTTGTGTTTTGCGTCTCTATCATCGTATTATATCGTATGTCACTTGTAGTGCACAGGTGTCGTCAAGAGCCATTGAGGCGCTGAAGCTGGAGATGGACGAGGTCAAGACCGCCCTCAGCCAGAGCCTGCAGAACCTCGGCAGCAGCCAGGCCAAATACATCCAGCTGGTGAGACTTGCTATGGGGGCAGTAGGCCAAATACATCCAGCTGGTGAGACTTGCTATGGGGGCAGTAGGCCAAATACATCCAGCTGGTGAGACTTGCTATGGGGGCAGTAGGCCCAGCTGCCGTATCATTCTCAAGGCCGGATTGagtcacaggctagatatggctgcagccgagggGCTCCCTCCTGCCTGGGGGCCcctaattggccaaaagtgaaaaattgcagaattgtgaaatGATAAGAATTGGAAgacgtgttatccttaattcctagctcataattatgacactgtctatgtacatttttcaAGAAATTTGCCTTgtaggggccccacagcaacctgtagcctcgggGGGACCAGGCCATCTGATCATTTCGGTCCTGATCATTCTTGCTGTATTGACAAATGTTGACTATTGACAAAGCAGTAGGCCTAGTCCATCTCAATACAGTGTCCAGACATAACGCTACTGCATGCAATGCTCAGGCAGATTTGCCTAATTATGTGGTGTTCCACCATCATCATCTCACTCTGTCATCTTCTATCTCATCATGTCCACAGCAACGGGAGAACAAGGTCCTTAAAGAGACTGTGGAGGCACACAACAACAAGGTAAAAAGCAGATGGAAAACAAACTAACACAACTAGATGTGCTCTGAAAgttcagacctccgccaaggaagctgtttgacagaaCATGTGACTTGGTTACACCCTATTTATTATTTgtggccccttaatgcacgccgtacctcctgtggcacgctgtaatagacattgaaagttaactactacagtactacactactatgacagtgcacagggcctttagtaatacattacgacttggtcattgccattctggtaacagctcatttataatgccgtgtcttaaggggttaagtatttctgccttttttttgtggagttagacactggaatgtcaaaattcgcccgcaattcaatttggggtcgctaggggtgtctagatttcaaGGCTAGCAAgggtgaagaatcttaaaaaagGACTGCAATTctatttgcggtcactagggcgACTAGATTTGtgcgctagcaatggtgaagaaccttaaaaaaggtcctggttccggatcgtgatccagatcaccaccagaatttaatcacttgctccttggatcatttccaacaactccaccaagtttcagccaaatccgatcgcaagtttttgagttatcctgctgacagacagacagacagacaaacagacagacggacagacaaacagactgacaaaccaacgcgaccgaaaacattacctcctgggcggagataagaaagaaagaaagaaagaaagaaaaatatgaTGCTCATTTTCTCCTTTATTCAAACAGCACGGGATTAATCTCAAATTGTGCTTCACTTTACAGGTGTCGGATATTTCGTTTCAGCGTCGAAAGGACAAAGAAACAATGGCACTTCAAAAAAATCAAATGAAGGCCttgaaggtattattattatcaccatcaccactaccaccacaactCTCTATCTGTGACTCTGcacaccatcatcattatcatcatcatcatcatcatcatcatcatcatcattattattattattattattattattattattattactgtccTTAGCCTATGGCCTTTGTGCTGTGGTGTATTATACATATCGACACATATTTTCACAGGCAGAACTAAGAGGAGCGATGCTGAACATTGGAGAAAAAGGGCAAATGATAATGGAGGTAATTATGGCTATCTTACACATGCACATCATGTataacaagcataaaacacaagaAATGCACATTGAATTGAACTACTATAGCCACACCATAACACATTTTTTGTGTGGTGAGGGGCACCAACAGGAACAAATAGTGATGTTTACTAGTATGTTTACTTatcaataaattattattattttatttctcagAGAAATGCAATGATAAGAGATCTGGAGGTGGCTGTGGATGAGTTGACGGCCATCAGAGAGGTATAAGTGCAATCTATTCCTGTTCATAATCTATCACTGCTTAAATCTAATGTCATCTCAATCTAATTGTTATGTAGCAATAGCAATAACAGCAGGATTcgtatagcacagtatcatatTGTCATCCAATGTgctagagagaaaagagaagaaaaacatattGCAGAAAGTAGAAAGTATTACAGAGAGTAGATAACTAACTGATAGAAGGTAGTTGAACATCAAgttgtttttaaagggacactgtgcaggaaatggtcaaaaagggtactgcaactatgctgctcattgaaactgggctgcctattgccaaatttgatcttttcatgaaagtttacgaagtaataaactaatattttctagtatggtcaaagcagtcatttttgaagctaaaaatggcaatttctggaaattcaaaatggcggaccatggagaagatcccacttttcatgtaagaaaagtgcaattttttcagtcataatgaatacttagaattttatggtggtggtaagtattcatgaaaaaggtaacattagtgaatgggtagcatgaattctggaaataaacaattaaaaatctcacacagtgtccctttaatttctaatttattaatttattgtcTAAACTTCTGTCTATTCATCGCTATAGGTTCAGAGGGAGAAGATCCATGATCTGGAAGAGGAGCTCGAGTTGGCCTTAATGTAGGTATCTTTCTCTCATCAGATCACACACAGTTTGCTCCAGACCATACGAGATCATGAATGAATTGCTCTTTCTTATGTTCTCCTCACTTTCagccatggtggtggcagcacCATGGGACATGATGGGTCGATATCAGTTGGCACCAACCATCTGTCGCTGGCGCAGGAGCTAATGAGCGGTTCCCTGGACCTGGAGAACAACAAGCCAATCAACGAGTAAGTTAGGCTTACATACTACACCCTTCCATTTAAACATTAATCAACTTAACTATTGATCTTCAGACTGACTTGAATACTTTTTGATTCTCTCGTGTGATCTGCTTCTCactgcctcatcatcatcatcatcagccaaTTAAGAACGGTTTTCATGGAGACCAACGCCGAGATGGCCACTGCCCACCTTGAGGTTCCTGCAATGCAGAGGGCAGAAGCGAAACACATGGATCTCACTGCAGAGGGATCTGGCCAGGCCAAAACCAGCAGTGACCACAACAACAAGTATGCTATTAGATCTGAGCATATCCATATTTTTGTACTAAATGATTGATCTAACTTATCATAATTGCTGCTAATTGatgcttttttcctctttctgtctGATCTCGTGTTATGTGCATCTACTTCACTTCCTGCCAATCAAGTGTGCTTCAGGTGGACAAGAGCAGCAGACCTTTCCAGACGGCTCTATTGGTCACAGGGGTGGTTGGAATCGGACTTTTCACCCTGTGGAAGCTGAAATCATAATGCAGCacctccatcccaccccaccccaaccaccagcatctctctctctctctctctctctctctctctctctctctctctctctctctctcttactacctgcccacccctcccaccacctcccacctCTGTCAtctaacacccacccaccccccctcccgtccATTTAAAATGGTCCTTGTGGGCCATTTAAAAACTATCCTCTGcccatccccacctcccccaccccaccccattccaAACGGCCCTTTTGTGGCCCTTATGTACCCCCCATGCCCCTCTGCACCTCCCTTGCTATCTGCAGAAAAAAATACTATAAAAATTACCCCACCCCCCTTCAAAACGGTCCTTGTGGCCCCTAtgtaaccccctcccccccatttaAAAATGGTCCTTGCGACCCCTAACTGCAATAGCAGGGggaccccctcctcccccccaacccttgtgttgtgttcaaaagctgctGTTTGCGGGTCATTTCTGACCCATGATAGAAatacagccataaaatacctaaaaagaTTACTTCCCATCATTTTTTAATGTCATAGGTAGCTTAGTTTGTATtaatatccatggaaatactcttttatttattcatctttttggctTGACAGGTGTTTAATAAGCAACTAATTTTTGACCACCAAAACTATCACAAAATTCAACAAATTCGCTCTTTATACTTCCTTAAGTGATACAATTAGTAGTTATGTTCTCCATGTCTTACAGTTGATATAGGAGTACAACAATCCAAAAAAATgtttaatcttttttttccctAATATTAAAAATGATCATCagtagtgacatttgtggtgttcgggtccaaatcAACCCGATAGaatagcaggataaagacaaaATTTCAACTTGATTCACTTTTCAATGtataaaattaatatttaaaagtGTTGACTTGGTATTTTTGAATATTTCTATTTTGATTTTGAACACAACAGAACGGTTGACAACTACACCCCgcctccccccaaaccccccaaccccacccaactGCAATTTAAAAAAAGCTCCCCAGCCAAAACCATCTGGGCTGCTTTATTTTTTTGAAATAAAGAACTTTTGGGGCAAATCtgttttgtcattttttatacCAGACTCACCACATTACTTAATATCCTTTCTATGTGTGAATCGACAAAGACCATTTACATGTAGAAAGACTTGGTAATCTTGTGCTAAATACTAAATAATCGCAACTACCCCTACACTGACATATCCACACACTGACCTGCACACTTAGCCTTagtatcatcgactttcaaatctcttcgagacttgccctgtgtctcatatcgagcacttttgtcagtgcactgactgaCGGTTAGTGtatagtgctcacagtgcactggggtCTTTAGTACACAGTGTCGTGTAagagtttgagcactatgcactttGCCCTCACTGAAAGTGACAggtgagcatagcattagctcaccaaaatattggTCCAATTGTTTACACTGCCCATACGGTTGCTTATGaccatggcttagggcccccacatcacCATAATGGCAGTAAGTcatccaagaagtgcagtgcatggtgGGTACTACAcacaatctacagacagcctacctacTGTAGGCAACATCTTTAGCTTCTTcacctcacttgtgcaagtaggcctaaatgaagCGTATGAAGCATctaatgctgagtaggtggtggtatgtggGGGCCCCCAGATGAAATTTAGCTTGGGCCGGCCCTTCCTGAATTCATACTCCGATCAGCAGTCCCACACTTTACAGTACATAGCCCTGCACTATTTTACCAACGACGGGGTGATCACCTGTCAGCCTGGACACATGGAGGAGAAGGTGAGTGAGCCACATACTCAACAGGGGGCAGCGCACAATGGCACCTCAAAGCAGAGGCTGATGTGACCATGAGgtactgtcgtgccgaaaagtgagtccctgccagaacacgagtgccctcattgaaaccaatgaattttttttgagagaaaattatactatttttttgcagaattaactacataattaatgaactaaacatgtgcttatgaaacattactcgtcctccacttaatatgagctatttgaatgaaaccgtaacatttgttatgacaattcttcgattcttttatggaaataatactgaaattgtaaccagctctttgtggtacttccagaaggaatgcagatgctttattgatgGGCTATTCATCTTaaattgtctgcaaaaatgggtaaaagatatctgaaaaattggtcattgggttccattggtttcaatgagggcactcgtgttctggcagggactcgcttttcggcacgagcACTGTCAGGACACTTGCAGTACCCATTTCCCCCACCGGGTGTCTCTATTTCTCCTACCATACTACAGCCCTCAAAGAAGAAGTCGAACCTCCCAGAATCCTCTGCGTCAGGAAGTGCGTTTGTTTTGGTCTGGAGGCGCAGAAACATGAAGCGGTGAGCCTTGTGTTACATATGTCAAGGGGTTTTTGTATTTCGCCATAACTGCTTAACAGAATTGCTTTAACATTGAACGCTATGTTTCCGAGTTCCGAGCAAGCCACCGTAGCTACCACTGAACTGAACTGTTCTAGCCTACAGTAGCTCAGTGGCTAGGCTTTCACATGTAGTATTACCATTGACAGTTCTATCTACTGCAATGAGTATTACTCACTCACCTCAACGATATAACTATACACAGAGGCGACTCTAGGCTCAGCTGGGGCCTCAAACAAAAAATCAAAGAAATGAATGTTTTAAACAAAATTCTTGCCATCCCTATAGTGAAATGTGAGCTGTTATTAACCCCCAAGCGGCTCCCTGCCTAGGCTGATGGCAAGACGCACTAACTTATTCATCCAGTACGGTGTGAAAGACTACCTTGGTCCGaaacaactggcgactgcagatgttagacGCAATGGTGATTGAtcgtaagtaaatgtcactcATTCAGACCAGGAgtgatagactttcgttttgaccaatcGCTGTGTTTCTATCATCTGGAGTAGCCAGTTCACAGATCTGAACTATTCCTATTCAGATCTGTGAGCCAGTTGAtacgggggacccagatagtATGTTACGGCACACTGTTGCCCATTGTTTGTATTAAcaaacccacaacacacacacacacacacacacacacacacacacatacacacagacagacagatttttgATTAAGCCCACAATCAATGTAGTCATAGTGGTGAACGGGGATAAGGtaatggttcttaacctttttttcttaaagcaccgccttacctgtgcccaagacaagccgcgcaacCCCAACCCGAACTTCTACACATGAATatgcacaaaaaaatgatttaagtgaataattacaatgattcttgcttaaaacattaatcaataccataatgaccaaaacatgttttcatttggtttaATTTGGCCTTATTATATTGTtcactagcagaattttggttacaacctcaacacaaaccaaATTCCGCGcaacccaggttaagaaccactggtgtaaagcACCTGCCTGCCCCTTTACCTCACTGGGCAAAAAAAAGGCCCttttgaaaggtttttttttctcaatgtataatagaatagaatagaacagaggtAGGCGAGTAAGGAAATTTCATATGCCTCCCACCTCAAGCACCTaacccccaaaatgtctgtgcacgccaatgAATGTAGTTGTACTCATTGTTTGAAGGATAACCCGCCGTGACTGCAGTGATGCCCCTGTCCCTGAGGAGCAAGAGACGGAGGGCCAGAGGCAGCTGCACAGCCTCCTCCTTCAGCAGCTCGACACGGGCGTTGACATCGATCGGTAAGCTCAGGATCAGGGGAGTATTCCAACAAcatgttaaaggccaacttccgataaaactcagttttactcactcctttcgaagatcggacggtcaccccaagttaaactcacttgcaaggctctcatagcggtgcgtcaactctcctggctgtgtttcccggtgtttcccaatttacatcaataatgcagagaaacgagcgaatcacgaaagcctttctgtgtttcgtcacgtcgaaagaaggcgttgcccacaaaggtttatatcgacccatttatctaaaaacatgtcgagtaatttttttctgcttgttttcaaaacaagcaacgtctggtggccaaaacactgacgtgtatagtataactggactgcggatgttcgatgtgttgtgaagcaacggctgggggcgggacatgggacgatttttgggcggaagaaggaagtagagcgcctttttccatgtatctctatggtggacttgaagccatatagttcctaggcaattcttgccgagtcggccctgtttcgttaaaacggtagtctcccctccctcccaaacaacccagatatttttttcgggctgaccctttatttaagaaagctattaaaatagtttaaatgaccaatgagcatggctatttgggttgattggcagttgccattctttagaattattgttttgattgacaggcaggccgttgtcaaggagaagggcgagtctcgcggcgtctccaggggaagccccctccctccctgctgcattactttcaaccagctctgctttcaacagcttcatTACTGCGATtgggttatttaattttggtacactttctccacaaatatgcgttgttgtacttttggatgtacttctccgtactctgtaaggacctctgcagttttggtaagtaaaataaaaacatgtataggcctatacgtggctgattgaccaaaatgactgagctttgttaaacaaacacgtacaacaatgctagcttgttattagcccaaggcagcatgctgatctttcagtgtttgatgatctgtcggcttgtcaagtaacttaattataatttgaatgccattgcttttgaaagcaaaatgtgtctgtttggcgtgcgtcaggtgtaattccctccttccgtaccgtagccaagtccttacatcaagatgagtaaacatttcactaccattctggcactatgctggccagtggccacatcggaaaagcaacgtagtctagctgtgttcctccgtcaactgttaaatattgtttgtttctgtgttgccaaattgccaagttgctagttggtgatgaaatgatggtcattggtacgttcgttttcagtatgcaaattgcgtcattaatgttgactgtactgagtgacgagtgcatagtgtaatgcaaattgtgtcattaatgtttaattgtaggcctactgacgagtgcattgtgtagtaaacatttccccatcctcatgtgacatggtttcattctgtaggc
This window of the Engraulis encrasicolus isolate BLACKSEA-1 chromosome 7, IST_EnEncr_1.0, whole genome shotgun sequence genome carries:
- the LOC134452058 gene encoding girdin-like: MQNNADPGGPPLNLPPDLGQPNSAATFGNPAAHPVEKERKAFLTAEEEEIWASNDLNTTRKSELIGLLKSRTRLLETNVHLQQALNGAEDSCAQLEASNNELKAQLKSAQVSSRAIEALKLEMDEVKTALSQSLQNLGSSQAKYIQLQRENKVLKETVEAHNNKVSDISFQRRKDKETMALQKNQMKALKAELRGAMLNIGEKGQMIMERNAMIRDLEVAVDELTAIREVQREKIHDLEEELELALIHGGGSTMGHDGSISVGTNHLSLAQELMSGSLDLENNKPINDQLRTVFMETNAEMATAHLEVPAMQRAEAKHMDLTAEGSGQAKTSSDHNNNVLQVDKSSRPFQTALLVTGVVGIGLFTLWKLKS